The genomic segment CTTAGATCGAGCCTCCGCTAAAGTTGCACGGTTCAGATCATAATACACGTCCCGCGCGACCACCTTTGGTTCATCTCGGAACGGCATGACGGCCACCAGAAAGAGTTGAATCCAAAACGAAATGGATTCTGATTTCTTAATCGTCCCGATCTCTTCCCCGGCGTTGTTTCTGAAGACTGTCTGACTTGTCAATGTTGCATGGGCGTAACCTGGAATGATCCCCATCGTAAACCCACTTATAAATCCAGAGATGCCTGCCAGGGCCTTATTTCCATCTTCCGTAATTTGAATCTCGGCCAGCAGGTCCGCCTGTTCCTTCGACACCGTGACATGAGAGAAAAGCGCCGAATCCGCATATGCCTTCTGCGCCTGCCCTTCAATGAGATGCATGGCTGCTTCGTTTTGCTTCGATTGGCCGCTGGATTCAAACTGACTTTTCACCGCAAGGGCTATCGATTTCATTTGTAGAGGCTTGTCAGGTGGCCATTGCGTGGGTGGTTGAAGTTGGTCACCTCGTACCATCATGCAGCCTGTGGCCAGGCACGACAACGACAACACAGTTACCTGAAGACCTATTTTTATCAATCTCATCGGCCACTCCCGCGCTTCAAGGTCATTTATATTTAACCGCAATGCCGCTGACTGACGTACAGGTGAAGGTGTAGACGTTATAGATCGGAATGAAGCCATAGAGGCTGTTCGTCACCGTGACATTGATTAATGCATCTCCGCCTCGAGCGGACAGCGCATCCTCCACTGCTTTAGAGAAGCTGCCATCTCCGAAAGGGATCACGGCGAGCACAAAATGCCGGCAGGATGAACCTTCTACTGGACCGAGTTCTTCGAACTTCACGCCTGAGCGGAGACGCTCGGCGTTATCGGCAGAAGGTTTTGTCACAATTCCGAGATTTCCGGTGGAACTACACCCGGTCAGGATTACACAGCTCATTAGAGCCAGAGTGGACCAACGAGACAGCTTATTCATTCTGTTTCTCCTTTGTAATTACCGATGAGCTGAGAGTTAATTGGCTCATTCGTCTTATTATTCGAACGACTGAATGTGCGTTATCTCACGAAATATCGAATGCTGCGTGTGAATCTACAGGGCGGGTTGTGAGCCAGCTACTGAGCTTCAGGGGGGGAAGGCTCGTATCATATGGGGTAGGGTGAATTCCTACCGATGTTATGACGTCCAGCAATCTTAGGTGTATGTGGTTGCCGCATACGACAAAAGACCGAAACGCCGTGTATGGTGAGTCCAGGTCAAAATAGGCAACTTGATATTGCCGTGCATATAATATATGATATAATATATATAATAGGGAGGAGCTATGCGGACCGATGACGCAAAGACCGAAACACTACAGTTCAAGGTCACCGACCAAGAACGCAAACTGATCGAGCGGTGTGCTCAGGACGAAGGCACGACCGTGTCCAAGTACGTCCGTGGTGCGGTCCTCATGAGCATGGTGATGGATGGCAAGGCCGAGGCGATCAAAATCGTGGCGCGAGAGGTCGGAGAAAAAGCCTTTGGCGTAGTCAGACAGAAGCTTGTCCGACCGACCACGGAGGGACGCTAGGAACGTGCTATCCGGCCTACCATCAAGAGGTGATGCCGGTCCGCGCCGCATGCCGGAAGGCTGCGGGGCGGAACGGAATGGCCCCCGTCTTGGTAACACGGGGGCGCTACCTACAGCGCTCATTACAGGAGTTCGATAGGTTCCATGGAGTCTGGATTCACTCTCTCCATAGATTGGCTGGCGTTTACCGTCCTGGCCAGCAATCCGCAAGAGACCATGAAGGTGCTTGGCGGCGATTGGCGCAAGGCGAAAGGCGGCTTCCGAGGCTATCCCTTATCGTGGATGAGAACTGACGGTCTGCGCGGGGTCGGCAAATTGGGCACCAATGCCCCTCGGCGTCCGAATGAAATTCATGTGGACTTGTCAGGCGGCCTCGCGTCCGCCCTGACACTGGACCAAATCCGAGAGCTCCTGCAATGGGTGCATAAGCAGCAAGGGCACGTGACGCGCATTGACTGTGCCCTGGATGACCGAGCGGGCACGGTGCCGGTGGCAACCATACGAGAGGCCGTATCGGCAGGCCAATGCGTGGCTCGTGCCGCGCAGGTTCGGCATATCGTCTCCAACCTCACACACGGAACAGGAGCGACGACGGGCGAGACGATGTACTTTGGGAGTCCTCAGAGCCAAACCCTGCTGCGGATTTACGACAAGCGGCTCGAACTCCAGAGCAAAGGACAAGAGCACTATCAGGAATACGGAACACGGTGGGAACTAGAACTCAAGAAGGATCGAGCCGAACAGTGTGCCCGAGCATTGGCCACGTTAGACGAAGCCGATTGGAAGGCGTTGGTGATTGGCTTGCTTCGGTCCTATGTGGATTTCCGTGACATTACCAAAGACACCGAAGAGGAAGAACGCTACCGGGCTCCCGTGTTGGAGTGGTACGCCCTCCTGACGGAGGGGTTTCAAAAGGGGCGATTGGCCCAGGAGCAGCAGGTGCAGACCCTGCAGCACGTGAAACGATGGGTGAGTGACACCCTGACGCCGATGTTGGCGGTGATTTGCGCCACCCCTGGAGGGGAAGAATGGCTACTG from the Fimbriimonadaceae bacterium genome contains:
- a CDS encoding replication initiation factor domain-containing protein, which translates into the protein MESGFTLSIDWLAFTVLASNPQETMKVLGGDWRKAKGGFRGYPLSWMRTDGLRGVGKLGTNAPRRPNEIHVDLSGGLASALTLDQIRELLQWVHKQQGHVTRIDCALDDRAGTVPVATIREAVSAGQCVARAAQVRHIVSNLTHGTGATTGETMYFGSPQSQTLLRIYDKRLELQSKGQEHYQEYGTRWELELKKDRAEQCARALATLDEADWKALVIGLLRSYVDFRDITKDTEEEERYRAPVLEWYALLTEGFQKGRLAQEQQVQTLQHVKRWVSDTLTPMLAVICATPGGEEWLL